The Oryza brachyantha chromosome 7, ObraRS2, whole genome shotgun sequence genomic interval TCCAAAGCTGCCAACAATGAAGCCATTGAAGgcagaggaggtggtggtcaGAGCGACGTGGAGACGTTCGTGTCCGCCAAGAGCTCCGAGCTGTGCTCGTTCCGCACCGACGACGGCTCCGAGCCTCCGTCGTTTCGTCTcagcccaccaccaccgatcttCCCAGCCGGATGCGTTGAAGGCCAGCACCCTGCGTCTCCGGTGAAGATAATCAAGAAGCTCCCATTCGGGTATGTCATTGGGCGTCGCCTCGATGCGCCCGCGGCGGCAGTGCCGTCGACGAAGCTCTCGTTGAACCTCAAGAACTTGATGCCAAGGTTGATCGATCTGCAGCTGAAGTCCAGGTCAAAGATGATCAGGAAGAAAGTGGTTCGTGCTCTCAAGGAGAGAtttcgaggcggcggcggccgacaaGGTAGAGATGAACATGCAGGGGAGGATAAGGAGAGCATCAACGACGGTGATGGTGACGACGATGAAGATGTGTTTTGGAGGAAGGACGTGAGAGGGCTTCGCTGCAGGCGAGTGCAGGACAGTGACCTTCCATACTGAAGATGCACGGCATAGCCCATAGGGGAAGATCGATTCGCTGGTCAGGCTGGGAAGCATCTAAGCATTTGGCCTAGAATTCTGTATTGTTCATTTCTTGTGCTGCTGTGGCGGAACCAAATGTCTGAAATTAGGGAGGGAAATCATCTTGAGTCGTTTGGACCACCTtctggataattttttttttacttctgaATAATATAATTTCCTGTGTATCTAGATGTGCCTCACAAACACAGGTGCCGATGTGGTTTATGTTTATTGCTCTTATTGTATTACTATTAGAGCAATTGTGAATATGGACAGTATTTTGGTTTGGAATATTGTAGACGCATCCGTGACCTGTCTATTgagtcatatatattttttaaagatatagTAGATTGGAAGATGAAAATACAACCACTTTTAAGCTTCAAATTGTTAAATTGGAAAAAGTCTAGATCGCCCCTTAAGGTTTGGCAAGCTTTAAAACCATCTAAACGACACCCTAACTTTACAAAACCGTTTAAAAAAACCCCTCGCATGTTTTGGGGGCGGTTTAATTTACCCCTGGGTGGTTTTTTGGGTGGTTTTATTCAGACGGCTATCGGGTGAGAGGGCACCCACTAAAGTCCTCTCCCTTTGTTAGCTTTCACCAGTGCATAGCTATATAAACTAGACACAAGTCGTGacataaaagtaaaaataatagttcacaatatgaaaaaataaaagtagatAAGAAAATGAAGCAACTTGAAATTGAAAACTACTGACAGAGCTCCTTCCCTTCTTTGTTTAATACTTAACTCTTACTAGCATAAAAGATATATGGTCTCTTCTTTAaccaaaataaagaaaaatgatgAACCTAGTCATAGGAGTGAAAggcaaagaaaaaaccaaacgaaaTATCCACGAACACGTCACTTCTGTAATTTTTAACGGAGATGAATAAAACACATGCATACTACAGATTTATGGCAGTGGCATGGAACCAAGCACTAAACGAAATTCGTAAAGAACTAATCCCAATATAAAAACCATGACCAAGTTCACTATGTATGTTTTGCAACGTACGTTttagaaaattcaacaaaaGTAGAACTAAGAAAAGGTGTTTTAACCGTACTTAGAAAGACCGACGAAATGTGTGAAAGGGAGGACATTTTTTTGGCAGAGCAAAACCGCCCCAAAACCACCCAGGGGGTTTTTTAAAATGGTTTTGTAAAGTTTAGGGTGTTGTTCAGGCGGTTTTAAAGCTCAGGGGTTGGATTAACCAGGGTGCCAAACCTCAGGGGTGATCTAGACTTTTTCCTTGTTAAATTTATGCTAAATTTCATTAAAACTTCCTTTCAAAGTTGTGGCAAAATCATTTATACGGGGTTCCTAATATTTGAATAGGTTTGCATTCTTTGGAAAATATTGAACGTGACTCTCATATGTCACACCCATAAATTTCACACAGAAATTTCTGAActaaatatgtattaaaacCCTTGTCCAAGACCGGTCAGACATACAAAttgacaatgttgattatataACCACATCTTATCTtacaaacaaatgaaattgAATAAATAGTATATCGAAATGTAGCggaaacacataaataaaactagctagcttgctcGAGCGAAGCgacggctccagtccatagGCAACACTTGACGATTGGATCAGCCTCATTTCTGAGAGTTACCTTCGTCCGAGTCGCATTCTACCTCTGAGGGGAAATAAGacaaggctaagtacaaacaCGGTATtcaacaagtagcatggaaaaagagaaataaatgatgcatcagATCATAGGGATGGCGACGGGTCGGGTTCGGGGCGGGTAGAGCTATTACCCGCCCGCTAACTCAAATGTCGTGGGTAGAATTTCTCACATGTCAAAAATACATCAAAATAACATATCATTATAtttcaacaaatacaacaaactaaacataccactcttatataatattgtatcacacatgaaaagttcaataaatacaatatatttgctcattataaaatatccCAACAAATATAACAAACTAATCATAGCAATAATAACATCACATAGCACATTATATGATGTTCCGATTCAACCATTCAATATTGCATCACACATCAAAAGTTGAAGACATGGGTCACATTaaagtttttagctaaaagggagtacatcacaaatattattatatgaataacataataaatttttagtcaaaatttaatatgtgTGCTACATTCGGGTACCCAACGGGTTACCCGTGGGTGAAAAAAATACCCATGCCCATACACGTGTCCATTCGGGTCGGGTCCGGATACTACCCACGAGTAAAAAATTGTACCCATACCTGTCCCTGGGTCGAGTACCCGGCACCTGTACCCAGATTGCCATCCCTATCAGATCACAAGGATATGCTAAGGTTATTTgcataaagcagcatttagtAAACAACAGTGATTGAAATAgaataacataaaataaagtaaataaataaataattgaaattaccaacatccactgtccaatgttacaccacgttgcgactaACCCaaccactgttcaacgttgcAACAGTCCcaaatcaattccaaattaATCAGATTATTAAAGTGAGACTAATCACAGAGAATCTGACAGTTCACCCATAACTATGGAGACGACTATTCAAATAGGTTTACTCtcatcagaggtgtactactgtacccacaagacatagtttCACTACACAGGAACGTGCACCGATGTGCCAACATGTCACACTGGATAGGACAtgtcgcataaccctccctaacCAATCGTGCCACATTGCAGGTTTCGCTCactcctttaaaccaagtcgggcagcacCCTCTTATGCCTAgttgaatccggaagcagcatagaaCATCGTGGGGTCTATCCATACTCAATAACCCCCACCCTTGCCTAGGTACGTCGAGAATAGTTTGAAGCTATACTACAAATCCCactgttgcccattctggcttgtggttagcactaaaataGTGTCTAGGGTTTCCTACGAACTGGTACTTacttgccatgggtgcgactctcaaaaccatgcacccacagctcaccattaattaatattttagttggcattaaccctgACCGGGTATTCAATCATGATCAACAGCTATCGAAGACTATCATTGATTAATTATGATCCCATGTGCTACTTTGACTAAGCAAAGCTAAGCATATattaggcctaactctacttTAATTACCCCTGGTATAACATAGATATATACTGAAGGATAAACAACGGTAAGTAGGTAAtgcccgaaaaataaataaagtacgTTAACTGAATAATGCAAGTTTTAATAAGTAGAGCgggaattttataacaataggagaaattgaaagtgcatctaggctcctaatttgttttggtgattaatgacaatcaaatgatgaggactaatgacgtgtgtgagaatgtgaagatataaatagtcctcatgaaaagttgttgttgtgccgcccacgtgaaaagagaagtaaagtcggtatattcgtgttggcgtgtgtatttactttaaatttgagtcaactaggaatgccgtactataaagaggggtgtgCAAATGAAATTTAGGAATGAATTCGGTGctcggaaatatttttgacgtggatcttttgctatctttttgaagttgtgctggaatatacggaagttccgaaggtactGTCGTAACTTCCGAAGGGGCCataatcggttctgtaagattcacggaagttctaAAGAGACCTCCGAAAGTTCCGAAGgggccagaatcggttctgtaagattcacggaagttccgaaggagacttTCGGAAGTTTCGAAGGAGCAAGAATCGGTTCTATAAGATTCACGAAAGTTCCaaaggagaccttcggaagttccgaaggagccagaatcggttATGTAAGATTCACGAAAGTTCTGAAGGTCTTGACTGGAACTtccgttgacttgacttttcacagttgactttgaattttctaagtgttgggggctgctattttgaactgaccggaagttccgaagaaggaatcttttgcccccaacgggcagaaattgagaggggggtataaatacccccaacccctcaagctagggtGGCTGCTTCACATGTTCATCACTATGCCCTTGGCTTgcttttcttgagattcactttgagccttgctttctcacttcctcctctccacggatctaagagatttggattttgtgtgtgtgagagttgattgttttgagttggtttgagtgcttggtgttgacttcgtaAGAAATTTcgtgagcactagattcatcccaaGATCTCcttgctagcttgttactcttgatggttgaggacacctagacggctagACGTCGTTCCTCGAGCCACCGAAGCTCTTGTGGTGCGCTGGAAaaaggtttgtgaaggttggatctcacctccgaaagggaagagatacctcgagtgagggggagtgcacgagtgcaaccccgaggaaaggcttgtggaacccggctcaagtttgagctcctcaacggagagtacaatcccctcaaggattggaactttggtaaaaagtctccgtctacacttgtggtgaaatctttctaacttgttatttaagcattgcttttggttgccgcgTGTACTCTAGTTGCTGTTTGTGTAAAGCTTGAAGgtggtttgcttatttgaggtttggttggctagatctactcctttctcgttctagatctggtgctgtcggaagttccgaagatcaacggaacttccaaaggccggaagttccgaagccactgaccggaacttccgaaagtctcagcttccgctttttaggtttaatttttaaatcgcctattcaccccccctctaggccttgatatactctttcaattGCTATCAGAGCTTAATCTCCTTATTAGGCTTAACCGCTTGGAGAGATCATGtcgagagagaggaagggtgaTGATGCGATTATTCCTCATGGCCGAAGCGGTGATTACTCCGCCGTCGGGCATGAATACTCCACATCTACATCCTATTCCTCTTATAGCGGAAGAGCACCGTACATCAATGGTACGGAGTATGCCGCTTGGAAGCATAGGATGAAGATGCTCTTAAAGTCTATTAACCCATCTATTTGGAGAACAGTCGAAAATGACTATGTTTTGCAGAATCCAACCGCGCCCACCGAAGAAGATGACAAGAATGAGCATAAGAATGCTCAAGCCACCAATGCATTGCTTAGTGCATTGAGTTCAAATGAATTCAACCGGGTCGATGGGACCGAGAGcgccaaaaaaatttgggacaCCCTCCGCAATGTCCATGAAGGCACCGATGGGGTGCGTGAATCCAAGGTGGAAATCTTGAAGGTACAATTGGAGAGGTTCGTGTTGAAGCCGGAGGAGACCCCATGTAAGATGTACGACCGGTTGAGCAAGATCGTCAACGAGATCAAGGGACTTGGGTATAAGGACATGACGGATAGTTATGTTGTGAAGAAGATGCTCCGGGCAATCACACCAAGGAACTCAACCTTTGTAACTCTCATACGTGAGCGTGCCGACTTCAACACCTTGACACACCTCATAACATGCTTGGGCGAATCCTCGCTCATGACTTGATGGAGCAAGAATCCAAGGATGCTTGCAACTTCATCTCTCAAGGCTCAACACCGAAGAAACAAGACATAGCCTTGAAAGCCGTCAAGGAGGCCGAGGTTGATGAAGAGTGTACTTCTCAAGCCGAGAATGACATGGCATTGTTCGTCCGGCGGCTTGGGAAGTACATGAGGAGAAGCGGTTTCTTCAAGGGAGGCGCCTCCAAGTCAAGCTTCGGCAAGTCAAGGGGAAGGCACTCATCACGCAAGTGTTTCGAGTGTGGTGAAACCGGACACTTCATCGCCGAGTGCCCTAAGCTCGATGacgacaagaagaagaagaaggaggaaagGGGTAAGCTCATATCGGTGATGAGTGGACCTCCTACTCCGAGGGCAACTCAAGCTCAAGTGATGAAGATGGAATGGTAATCGTCGCCATCAAgtcttcaccaccaccgccaccaaccCTCTTCAACTATGATAGCGACAATGGCGCTCCTTTTTGTCTTATGGCAAAAGAGCGCAAGGTATCACCTTCCTCAAAATTATTTAGTCATGacttgattgatgaaatttgtGGGAGTGATGATGATAAGGTTGAAGATGAGTTGGTCGATGAGCTAAGCAAGGAGTCCTTGCCAACCATGTGTGAATTGCTTGATACTGTTGAGGGTCAAGAGTCCCTTCTCGAGAAGCAAGAGGATATGCTCATTCGTGAGAAAGAGCGTAACCTTGAACTCGAGAGTGAACTCActaaggagagaaagagatatgaGACACTTGTGCATCTTTACAAAGACACCAAGGACTCATGCTCACTACTTTAGGAGCCAAATGCAAAGCTTCTAGAGAAGGTGGAAAGCTTGGAAAAGGCATACCACTCTCTAGAGGATAAGCTTGACACACTCAACAAGTGTTCTCCCTCCCTTATtgagatatctaaaaactcaAAGGAGTCAAGCAATGAGCCATATGTTAAATGCAAGTACCATGACCTTGATGCTTGCACCTCAAACGCCAAGGCCGTGAAAGCCTTGACCGCTCAAAATAAGAAGCTCATGGGGTTACTCAACAACGGGCTTCTCAAGTGCCACATGGGTAGTAAGGCCCTAAAGGAGTACCTCGGGTACCAACATGACAAACACAACCGTGAAGGCCTTGGATACATTCCTCCACCTAAGGGAAGAGTTGATAGGAGTGTGATGATCAAGAAGATCAAAGGGCTTGACAACTTTGTCAAGGCCAAAAGTATCCTCCCTATTACTCATATGCCTCATTGTTCATTTGACACATCTTAGGTTCTTAGGAGGAATGCCAATGGTCGTGTTGTGGCTCGCTATGTTGGTCCTCGGGGCAAACATATTTCTATCAAGAGAGCTATTTAGGTGCCAAAAGCACTTGTCACTAACATGAAAGGACCCATGCAAGTATGGGTACCTAAAGCAAGAAGTTGAACTCTTGTAGGAATATGTCTCCGGTGGAAGGAGTTGGGTGATCGATAGCGGTTGCACCAACCACATGACCGGAGAAAAGTCGATGTTCTCATCTCTTGATGTAAATGGATCCTCTCAAGAGAACATCGTCTTTGGAGACAATGGTAAGGGAAATGTCGTTGGATTAGGTAAGATTGCAATCTCCAATGACCTCTCTATCTCAAATGTTCTTTTAGTAAAATCTCTAAATTACAATCTTTTTTCCGTTTCTCAATTATGCAAGCTTGGATATAATTGTCTCTTTACCGATGTGGATGTGACCGTTTTTAGAAGGAATGATTCCTCCGTGGCTTTTAGAGGTGTTCTCAAGGGCAAGCTTTATCTTGTTGACTTCTCTTCGAAAGAAGCAAACCTTGAGACATGTCTAGTGGCCAAGTCCAACATGGGATGGTTATGGCATCGGAGACTAGCCCATGTTGAAATGAGAAATCTTCACAAACTTCTAAAAGGGGATCACATTGAAGGACTAACAAATGTACATTTTGAGAAAGACTAGCAAAATGCCCGTGCATTGCAACGGGGTTAAACAaaagtttagaaaattataaaaatgttcGATTAACCCATGCTTGTTTAAAGATTATAGCTGACATGTAATGTCATAAAGAGAGATATTAACTACCAACACTttcaaataacaaaaaaatataccagtATCAGGGTTGAAACGGGATATTTGAGAATTGTAAATTGTTGCAAATGGAAGCTTATAATTGAAAGTAGTAAATTGTACTCAACATGTACAACCAAAAATGGGAATTAAACATTTAATTGATGATCACATGACTTTTGCTGTGTACAATAGGTTTGTAGTAATATCAAATAActaaataactatttttattgttgaaTAATGCTAATACATTTAAGAATTTCTTGTACACCGTAAGGAATGTTGATTTCACCCTTGTTCTGCTTATACGTCAACAGATGTgctaaaaaatgttttctttcttcGTATTCATAGCCATCctgcaaatatttttacatatgtaaAATCAAGGTTgacatcttattttaaataatagtaTTTAATGGAGATTGGTAGTATATGATACTGACCTTTAAAACCGGAAGCTGTAATTCTGAATCCGTCCACGTGCacataaaaaggaaaacaagataaCCAGATAGCTCGctgataaattaaattgttaGCTATCTTTATGttagaaaattaaactactatagatataattaattaatatcaatTGGTTTTAAAGAAACTTACTTGTTGTGAGTTGGAATATTTGATACGATATCTAGTTCCACTCGTTTTCCACACGCACAATTTCCggaattttttacaaaaaatttctgtagaaaagttacttttaaaaaatcatattcatctattttatattttaataattaataattatgtttaatatttttaataattatttatattaattaatcaactagCTGCAGTTAATCAAGtcgccaaaaaaaataaacagccAAGTTGCCTGACCTGGGATTTGAACAAGGAACCTGCTGACTGCAGGAGGAGAGCCATCTCCACTGTGCCATTGTTGCTTGCTTTGTTCTTGAGCTTAAGTATATGACTCTACTTGTCGGGCGGACACACACGGAAGACAAAGAAATTAGGgacgttgctgctgctgatgacgTCATCATGATGTATTGCTGATGTCATCACGGACGGACCAAATTCTCTGGCAGAATCGTtaccgctttttataatagtatagataggGTGTGTAGTGCATGTCAAGCCGGGAAACAAGTTGGAGCGCGACACCCCGTCAAGAATGTGATGACCACCATAAAGACCTTTGGAGCTTCTACACATGGACCTCTTCGGGCCGATTGCTTACATAAACATCGGAGGTAACAAATATGGTCTTGTAGTGGTAGATGATTTTTCACGTTacacttgggttttctttttgcatgacAAAAGTGAGacacaagaaataaaatttgcaaGAAGAGCCCAAAATGAGTTTGATGTCAAGATCAAGCAAATCCGAAGTGACAATAGTGGTGAATTTAAAAACACCAACATTGAAGAATATCTTGATCATGAAGGCATCAAGCATGAGTTCTCCGCTCCCTACACCccacaacaaaatggtgtagTAGAGCGGAAGAATAGAACACTTATAGAGATGGCGAGGACCATGTTAGATGAGTACAAGACGTCGGATCGGTTTTGGGCCGAAGCTGTTAACACCACATGTCACGCCATCAACCGGTTGTATCTCCATCGCCTTCTAAAAAAGACTTCCTATGAGCTTCTTACCAGTAACAAACCAAACATCTCATACTTTCTAGTTTACGGTAGTAAGTGTTTTATTCTTAACAAGAAGGCAAGAGCATCCAAATTTGCGCCTAAAGTGGATGAGGGGTTCTTGCTTGGCTACGCGTCAAATTCGTGTGCATACCGTGTTTTCAACAAGACCTCCGGTGTTGTTGAGATCGCGCGTGATGTGACGTTTGACGAAACTAACGGCTCCCAAAAGGAGCAAGTTGATTCTCATGTGctagatgaagaagaaatacCCTACGAAGCTATACGGAGGATGGCTATTGGGGATGTACGTCCTCAAGTGTCAAATAGAGATGACCCTTCTTCATCAACACATGTTGAGCCAACAACATCACAAGTGCAAGAACCACCGTCACCAACAATCCATGAGCAAGATGAAGAAAGCCGTGAAGATGTACCACAAGTACCACATCCAAGAGTTCATCAAAGCATCCATCGTGACCACCCCACCGACAACATTCTTggtgatataaataaaggGGTAACAACTCGATCTCGTGTTGCAAATTTTTATGAACATTACTCGTTTGTTTTCTCTATTGAGCCACTTAGGGTGGAAGAGGCACTTGAAGACGCCGATTGGGTgatggccatgcaagaagaactcaacaacttcacgcgCAATCAAGTGTGGTCGCTAGTAGAACGACCACAACAAAATGTGATTGGTACAAAATGGGTCTTCCGcaacaaacaagatgaaaacGTCGTTGTTACACAAAACAAGGCAAGGTTAGTGGCGCAAGGTTTCACACAAATCGAGGGACTTGATTTTGGTGAAACTTTCGCGCCGGTTGCTAGACTTGAGTCAATTCGGATATTACTTGCTTATGCAACTAACCATGACTTCAAGCTATACCAAATAGATGTGAAGAGTGCCTTTCTTAATGGGCCTATTAATGAGTTGGTATATGTAGAACAACCGCCGGGCTTTGAAGACCCCAAGTACCCAAATCACGTGTACAAGCTTTACAAGGCGCTCTATGGGCTTAAGCAAGCTCCTAGAGTATGGTATGAATGCCTTCGTGattttcttgtgaaaaatGGCTTTGAAATAGGCAAAGCCGACACCACTCTCTTTACTAAAAGACATAGGaaagatttatttgtgtgccaAATATATGTCGATGAAATTATATTTGGCTCTACTACCCAAGCTTTTAGTGATGAGTTTAGTAGGATGATGACTAAGCGCtttgagatgtccatgatgggCGAATTGAAGTTCCTCCTCGGTCTTCAAATCAAGCAATTAAAGGAGGGAACATTCATTTGCCAAACCAAATATGCTAAGGACATGCTcaagaagtttgacatggaGAATGCCAAACCGGCCCGTACACCCATGCCTTCAAATGGGCATCTTGACCTCAACGAGCAAGGTAAAGACGTCGACCAAAAGGTATACCATTCCATCATTGGATCCTTGCTTTATCTTTGTGCATCTAGGCCGGACATTATGATTAGCGTATGTATGTGTGCAAGATTTCTAGCCGCTCCCAAGGAATGTCACCTTGTGGCTGTTAAGAGAATCCTTAGATATATAGTTCATACACCTAATCTTGGTCTTTGATATCCTAAGGGCGCATGGTTTAATCTCATTGGTTATTCCGATGCGGATTATGCCGGGTGCAAGGTGGACAGGAAGAGAACATCGGGAACTTGCCAATTCTTGGGTAGGTCCCTTGTTTCTTGGTCTTCCAAGAAGCAAAACTCCGTCGCCCTATCCATCGCCGAGGTGGAATACGTTTCGGTGGGGAGTTGTTGTGCTCAATTGTTTTGGATAAAGCAAACTTTGCAAGACTATGGCCTAAATGTGAGCAAAGTGCCCCTTCTatgtgacaatgagagtgcCATCAAAATTGCCAACAATCCCGTCCAACACTCTCGCACAAAACACATAGATATCCGCCACCACTTCCTAAGAGATCACTCTACCAAGGGTGACATAGAAATTTCTCACGTGGGAACCGAAAAA includes:
- the LOC121054917 gene encoding uncharacterized protein LOC121054917, which encodes MSRERKGDDAIIPHGRSGDYSAVGHEYSTSTSYSSYSGRAPYINGTEYAAWKHRMKMLLKSINPSIWRTVENDYVLQNPTAPTEEDDKNEHKNAQATNALLSALSSNEFNRVDGTESAKKIWDTLRNVHEGTDGVRESKVEILKVQLERFVLKPEETPCKMYDRLSKIVNEIKGLGYKDMTDSYVVKKMLRAITPRNSTFVTLIQSKDACNFISQGSTPKKQDIALKAVKEAEVDEECTSQAENDMALFVRRLGKYMRRSGFFKGGASKSSFGKSRGRHSSRKCFECGETGHFIAECPKLDDDKKKKKEERGKLISVMSGPPTPRATQAQVMKMECHDLIDEICGSDDDKVEDELVDELSKESLPTMCELLDTVEGQESLLEKQEDMLIREKERNLELEKKVESLEKAYHSLEDKLDTLNKCSPSLIEISKNSKESSNEPYVKCKYHDLDACTSNAKAVKALTAQNKKLMGLLNNGLLKCHMGSKALKEYLGYQHDKHNREGLGYIPPPKGRVDRSVMIKKIKGLDNFVKAKSILPITHMPHCSFDTS